CGACCAACCCGACAATGAACCTCTCCTTATGCCGCAGAGCTCTTTGCAATCGACACATAATGAAGTCGATCACCTCATGCTCGGTAGAAAAAAGCCACCTAAACCATTGtgcaaaacattttatatttttatataaccTATGTatctattgatttaattaaaaggtCTAAGTTCAATTGAATGAAATGTCCTAGAAATGAATTGGAGCATAGAGAAATGGAAAGAATTCCGTATGCATAAGTGGTTCGGAGCTCCATATTCATCCGATGCTTCCATCTGAAGCCTGCCCCTAGCGCGGCCAACATTGAATGATCGAGGATCTTGGTCTCGAGCTTTGCAGTCAGCAAGGCTTgtatatttacataaaatttcatgtacTATATACATCCAAATACTATAAGAATAGTAGAGTTATAGAAAGACAAGATTCTAACGTGCTAATATGAAGTAATATGTAAAGGCTATAATATTAAGGGTACAACATATATTATCACAAAATTGGTCATTTATGCATCATtgtgtttttagttttaaatttttttgcaaagTCCAAATTTCGATATCGAGCAATCTCTATTTTGGTGATTTGattgtcaattttttcatcacatattattgaaaaaatattgaaatgtgATGTGTAAATAATTTGTAGTTGGCGAAGTTATTGCTTATTTTTTCCCCctcaattaattaactctGCAAAAAAGATCTGAGCTCAACCATGAGTGAAGGCATGATCGTCTGCGTCGCCGTCGTCGGCCACCAGGTTCTCACCCCATTTTTTCCCGTTTTGATTCTACATTAATTCAATCTGTCTTCTAAAATCCGAATTTGAGCTTGATTGATCAAAAAGgttgaaattgaaatgaaattgtgGCTGTAAAATCCGTTCTACATACAGAGTTTTACGGTTTTACCGAGGCAAATGATTGTTTTAGCTGACTAACAAATGTTGAAAATGGTAAAATCGTGTTGTGTGCAGAATAATCCGTTGTACATACAGAGTTTTACCAAGGGGGATGATTCGCTCAAGCTTCATCACATCGTGCATTGTTCTCTCGACGTCGTTGATGAAAGAGGTACATATGCTTGTTACTTCGCTTTTGGTTTTCTACTCGGCCGATTGTTGATCAGtgtattatttaaaacattaGAATCGAGGCATTTTCATTAGTCGGTATAGAGCAAATGATGATTCGCGTGGGATGCGTTTGAATCTTCATTGCGTGTTAGGATCTTCAGAAGTCAATAAACTGAGATTCAGTTTGAAATTCAATGAAATGGAAACTTAGCTAGATAGAGCTCAATTGGTGGAAATGAGGGGAGATTTTTTAGGTGTTTTGAATGCGGTAACTGACTCAGATTTGTGTCAGTCTACatgtgtgtgtaatgtgtgatTCAGTGTTTTTAACAGTGGTAGATACCATGATGCAGTTCACCACATGTATGGATGCATAAAATTCCAAGATTTATGTTGATAAAAGTGTCTAGAATCGTGTTGCATGTAGTCAGATTGAACAGCAGCATATATGGGGTTGGACAGATGTAGAGAGAGAGCATTATAACATTACCACAGATACACAAAATTGTCGTATTTCAGAGCGCGCAAACAGAAGGTAGAGGTAATACAATTGAGGATTGTTAAGTTGGTGTATGGCAGTGAAAATGATCTATTTAGTACCACATCTAGAGTTGGTAACAAGTAGTTTCCGTCTAACAAAATTTACATTAGAATCATTTGAGTTGATGTAGAAATATATAGAGGAGTAGTCTGATATAGTTATGATTCAAATTGTAAAGGGGACACTTGGTAGTATCGTGTGGAAGAAAAGTGTAAAGAAATAGGTCTAATTTTCTCATATGCCCTATCTGTTGTAGCTTATGATCTTACTGTTTATGCTTTACTGGAATTGTGTCTCTTTTCTGTTCATTTAACAATGGCATGTTCCTAATgattagcatttttttttcaacagCGAACAACCCGAAAAAGTCTGGCCTTATAACAAACGAGACATTTCTTGGTTTGCTAAATCCAACCGAAAACTACAAAGTGTAAGCacaaaatattcttatttttggtGAAAACAGAAGATGGATATGCTTATTTTTCCATAGGTAAGTGCTCACCTGTGCTCATGATCTAATGCTTCTCAGGTATGGTTACTTGACCAATACCAAGGTGAAGTTCATATTGGTATCAACTGATCTTGAAGTCCGAGATGTAGATGCTAGAGTTGTAAGTGTCACAATTTCGACAAATATCTGCCACTGCTTTCTATCTAATCCTATTTTACTTAACATGAGAATTTCGCTTTTTTGTCTTAATGGAAACATGCTTATTCCATCTATATTACAATCATGAATCTTATACTATCTGTTATTGTAGTCACTTCTTGTAAAACCTGACCACCAAAAACCACAAGAAGCCAATTTTTATCATTGTTAGGCTTTTCATGCGGTTGAATCTCTCCTCCTCAATCTTGTGCTCAGTAAGATATATTACTATCAGAGTTTGGCTCAACAGCATGAAATCAGTTCCAACTAATCAGAATTGGATCATTATTAGTCCTTTATATTTACTATACTGCATGTGGTTAATCAGATTACTAACTTTTCTATTCTGATTGTTTGTTGTCCCAATGCTTTTTCATTGTCATCTGAATCTCCACAGTTCTTCGGGAGGTTCCACACTGCCTATATCGATGCAGTTTCAAACCCGTTTCACATCCCGGGGAAGAAAATAACATCCAGAAAGTTTGCTGAAAGAGTTAGCACAATGGTCAAGTCCTTTGGGTTAAGTTCAGGTGGCTGAATGATTTAAAGCCCCTCTTCTGTTGACAAATTCACACCTTGTAACTACTAATACatgttgatttttgatttgcatcagattttttttttatctttttaaagtGTAGAACTTGCCGCATCGTTGAACGTGGCAGCATAATCAGAAGCTGCGAGTTCAAAACttgaatctttatttatttctttcagTTTTGATGTAGCGAAAGGTCCCTATTTCGAGTTTATTAGAACCACATTAGCTTACCatataaaatcatttcatCATGATTGATGCAGCAAGAAGGCGAGAGAATCAAGATACAGATCCAAATTCAAGACAGACATCAGGGATAGTGATCCTCACAACACATGACATGTCTAGCCAATCACAATTGCATAAATCACATATCTCAGGTGTTCATAATGTTTCTTCCAAATTATAACTGTAGAGCTGCGAATATATGCTAGAAAAAAGGGAATTTTCACCAGTTCCCACCGACAGAATCAGTTAAAAATaggcaaaataaataaattaaaacacttTAGATCCTAAAGCAGAAAATTCATACAACAGAATGCAAAAGCTATAATGAGAGAATAGCAGTAGCACATGCAGTCTATggaattagaaatgaaactcCGTTGCTGAAAACTCAGAAAATTCTTGGATAAAAGGAAGAACTCAGAATTCATCATCATCCTCCTCAGCTATATGTTTAGCAAGTTCTTGCTCTTGCTGctgtctctctctcctcttttctgcactttccttttctttatgGGAGTTAGGCGGGAAACGGAGGGCACGGACAGCTTCATTGTGCATATTCAGGCAGAAAGCGATCCTTGAGTTGAATGCTATTTGAGGTTCATTTGTGGAGTAAATGTCCCCAGTCTCCTTCGATACCATCCATCCATTAGCACGATCCAAAGTGGCATCGATTGCACCATCTCTGATTGCTTTGGAAACAATGCTCTCAGCATCAGCAACAGGATTCGGAGAATCCAGTCTTAGCTTCTTAGCTACATCAACAAGTGAGATTCTGGAGTATGAGATGCTGATGTTCCGCAAGCCAGTCCGGATAACATTGTGCCGTAGCCTAACTATCAAATTGCTTGTTCCGTCAGAGCTGAAGGTGCTGGAAAACTTCTCAGCCACGGATTTGAAGAGCTCCAAATCTCCAATACGAACAGCCTGAGCCCACAACAGAATATGTGAATGCCAAATAACTATGGGATGGAGTATTACTTGTTAGAGAAGCCAAAAAAGGCTCCCATGTATTAAacactccctccatcccaaacttttgaaacggcaagggttttaatgcacaatttgtaagagatatagaaagaaaaagtgattgaaatattgttgGTGAAGAATGAGGCCCACCTCATTAGGGAGAAAATTTCCTAAAACTGAATTGGCAAATTTTTAAGGGCCGggcaaaaatggcaaaagagatctatttttatgggacggaaggagcaTTGGATGACGAGGTTCGGATATAGATGTATATACATGTGTGCAAGTGAGCCAGATAAGTAGAATTAGGTTTTCAGTCCAAACAGCCCTAAAGATTTTACACCAAGTTTATGCAGAATAAAGTTGAATAGTGATTTTGTTAAttagctttttttttctcagcTATCCTGCAAATTCCACTTTCTCTTCATTTATAGTTTGGTTGACAAGGACAAAAACCAGACTCAAGAAAGAACAAAACCTGGACTTAAACATGAAGGTGATTCTTATGGTCAGAATTTAAGAGTGTTGTACTCACATTTGTAAGCTCAAAGTATGGCCGCAGTGCCTTCTCCATCCCCTTCTGCATGAAAACAGTTCTTTCTGGAATCTCTCCAAGCAACAAGCGGACAATAACAGCCCATTTGTTGCACTGAACTCGGAAACCAAGGGCAGAAATGGGTGCTTTCCTGGCAGCTTGGAGCAGAGACTCTTTAGCGTCAGTATATTCTAGTTGAATTGTCCTGATCTTTCCAAGGTAAAACAGATACCGAGAGAACTGCAGAAGATTCAGAGATGAGAACAATAGAATGCATCGGCATAAACTCCAACAACCAAAGTTATAGCTAGCTATAGCCTAAAAACCTAAGACAAGTATGACAACAAAATAAACCGACATAAAAACCTAAGTAACTATAATAGTATGAGCAGTAGTAACATGGAAATTTGTCGGATGCATACATACAGAAAAGTTGATGgctgagagaaaaaaatcCAGTTATACTTTTTGATATTATAATGAATGGGAACTGAGTACAGTACAGTAAGTTATTCAGGCCCTTCACCAACCCTACAAAGATTGAATACATGGGAATTCTATTTCACATTTCTGTCCAATTCCAAATTTCCAATATCAGTTTAACACATGGGCTGGAAATCTGCCTTGAAACTGACCCACATAAAACAATGAATTGATTTACCTGCTGATTCGAGTGAGCTTCAAAACGAGGAGCCTTTGATCTCAGTTTCTCTGCCATATCGTATAAGTTGTAATGGAGGTAATTCCTCAGTAACAGGTTCAGAAGTGTTTCCTGTATTATGCCAGTATGTCATCAGTCACAAAAACCAATAACAAGACTATCTAAAGAGCGACAACCAACCTGACCCAACTCGTCATGGCGCATAGTCGAAGTTCGGTGTAGAGCGAGAAGATTACTGTTAAGAAATGCTATTCCATTAGATGTGACATAAGTTTACAACAAAAGAGACCATGATAAAGttcaaatatttggatttattatctcttttgACATAAGTTGATCAAGAAACTTCTGACATCCATCAAAGACCAGCTGAGGCATTAACAGTGCTAAGAGCCTTACAAACACCAGACAAATATACATACCCCCGTATTTCAGCAAGAGCTCCAGTAAGTTCATAGCTTAGAGAGTAGTAAAAGTAGAGCCTGGAAGCTAGGACATCAACAGTTCTTCTATTGAGATTCTTTAGACGAGCTATGCCAGCTGAAGAGCAAGCCTTAGCCTGTTGACAAACAAGAACCACTCATATATTCCAAATGTTCAGACATCATGAATGTGACAAGCTTCTGGTGCTAACATAATCACACACCCATACCTCATCATATCTCTTCTGATCAATCAGAAATATCAGAACAAGCAAATAGCTATAGATCTCAAGCTCGGGTAAGGAGTGCTTTGCAGGAGTTTGGGTACCAGATGTTGCTGTATCAATTACCATATCATGCTCGTCCTCCTATAACCATAACAAATCTAGTAAAATGATGGTACCAATACATGCTGCCCCTTAACTTAAAAGAACTTTATAGATAGGACAAACAAAAGAGTTTagatgaaaaattgaaaccatCGCATATACCAACAAGTGAAtgtaaaaatgtaaaaaaaaaattggtaactGATTTAACACATGGTCTGTATAAAATACACCCAATCACCTATCATCACTTTACAATCCGAACAACATACTCTATAGTAAATTCAACAATTCAGTCGAATATAGACATGTTTACCTTAGGAACATAAGAAGCCAAGCGAGTATGCACTTCTGATCCTGGCAAAAgcacaaaatcaagaaatgcagAAACCACAGAAGCTGTAAGATTCTTCCTCAGCTGGATCGTCCACCGAATAGCTCTGACAATCCTACGAACTTCTCTTGCATAAGCCCCCACCTCGATTAATGCAGCTATGTCCTTCAGTTCTAATACAAGAAAccaaaaatgcaaaatgaaACCCAATGAAGTGCattgattataaaattgatcCACATACATCAATTccacaatattttcaaatgtaacAAAAGACAGCAGATAAAGATCTCCGGCACTTCAAACCATATCCCCAAAGTCAATTACGATTAGCCAACGCCTTACAGTAAATCTAAAGTAAAATTTCACAcgcataaatagtaaatactGACGCTGAAGAACCGAAGGAGAAGTCGATGAGACAGGATTCGATGGAGTGGGCTGCTGCTCTTTCATTTCAACGTCTTGCGTCATTTTCGTCGAAATCTGATACACAAACGCCACTACAATCGTCAGGCAAAATACATAAACAACAGCTGAAAATCTCCAATTCCATTCTCTTCCTTTTAGTTACGAAACCTGATTCACTGTCCTTACCTAGAATCGAGTCAGTCGGAACTGAACTGGAAATGCAAAAAAACGTTGAAGAATCGAACCTCAGATTCGATGATATTGAGCCAGAATGAAATATGAAGGAAAAACCCTAGAATTGAAGGACTTGTTTGCAAGGCTAttagttttttctttctactaaGCAGAGTAAAACAAATGTTTCTTTTTCAACACTCCATCCATTATGTTTTATCATAGCTaagcatattttattttggacgCATTACTtctgaaatttttaaataaatttatcaattttaatttattttgtaaattttgacaaaaaaataaataaatttaagctTGTCAAATTTGAACCCTCTACATTAAGTTTCAATCTATAGCCGTATTGTACTTAAAATtggtataaaaaattactttctccgttccacagtaatagaatcatttcttatctacaatattcactttcttactttactttttctccactataactatttataattattttttcaaaacgagtacgcaaaatgaaatacctctattattatggaacagagggagtataaactTTAACCATAGTGAACAACTATGAAACATTTATgacaattttaattgaataaaataggatcaatttatttcttaaCTTCATAAcaagtaaaataatactctcacattaatttagttgaataaaataggattaaaaaaaaccaCATATCTAGACGAATATAATGATTGGCATCTagcaaataaaatgtaaaatttgtattcatattttaaactaattttaaaattcatgaaaaattagaatttcacCAAAGTTTATGACGTCGAAAACCAATATTTCTTGTAACTTAACATACAACTCGATCCAACTATTTTTGCAATATTGTACTCCATACTATCCCCCACTTTCCTAATTCACTGTAAATGTACATATACTTGTAagtatacaaaatattaataagtcAACTTGATAAtcccaaatttaaaatgactagttactaattttgtcacacacaacaacattaaataaaatagatccAAATAACTAGTATATTTGAGAAGAGAGGTCAAAATCTTTCAACCTAGAATGAAAAGAATGCAAGCtccaaaattacatttaatttatgcaGCCTCTCTATGGtcaaaaagaaacaaaatcgcCAAAATGAATAAGGATGAGTTGTTTAGCAATCCACCGCCACCAACACTCTAGCTGCTGCTGCTATCAGGAAATTTAGATTCATAGTCACTGTGAACCTGCATCGAAACAGCGATAgttacttttaaataaaactgtGAATTTTATTGAATACCCGATCTTAGCTATAACCAAAGAGGGGGGCAG
The nucleotide sequence above comes from Salvia hispanica cultivar TCC Black 2014 chromosome 5, UniMelb_Shisp_WGS_1.0, whole genome shotgun sequence. Encoded proteins:
- the LOC125188930 gene encoding trafficking protein particle complex subunit 2-like protein, whose product is MSEGMIVCVAVVGHQNNPLYIQSFTKGDDSLKLHHIVHCSLDVVDERANNPKKSGLITNETFLGLLNPTENYKVYGYLTNTKVKFILVSTDLEVRDVDARVFFGRFHTAYIDAVSNPFHIPGKKITSRKFAERVSTMVKSFGLSSGG
- the LOC125188929 gene encoding probable 26S proteasome non-ATPase regulatory subunit 3 encodes the protein MTQDVEMKEQQPTPSNPVSSTSPSVLQQLKDIAALIEVGAYAREVRRIVRAIRWTIQLRKNLTASVVSAFLDFVLLPGSEVHTRLASYVPKEDEHDMVIDTATSGTQTPAKHSLPELEIYSYLLVLIFLIDQKRYDEAKACSSAGIARLKNLNRRTVDVLASRLYFYYSLSYELTGALAEIRGNLLALHRTSTMRHDELGQETLLNLLLRNYLHYNLYDMAEKLRSKAPRFEAHSNQQFSRYLFYLGKIRTIQLEYTDAKESLLQAARKAPISALGFRVQCNKWAVIVRLLLGEIPERTVFMQKGMEKALRPYFELTNAVRIGDLELFKSVAEKFSSTFSSDGTSNLIVRLRHNVIRTGLRNISISYSRISLVDVAKKLRLDSPNPVADAESIVSKAIRDGAIDATLDRANGWMVSKETGDIYSTNEPQIAFNSRIAFCLNMHNEAVRALRFPPNSHKEKESAEKRRERQQQEQELAKHIAEEDDDEF